A genomic region of Gossypium hirsutum isolate 1008001.06 chromosome D01, Gossypium_hirsutum_v2.1, whole genome shotgun sequence contains the following coding sequences:
- the LOC107921434 gene encoding uncharacterized protein yields the protein MSDVEDETFNTVVSRSSQTCRIDLLEEIIEDAKDNKKILFQTMQSIMNLMKEVELQEAAAEQAKEEAARGGMDILVKVEELKQMLPHAKEANDMVVHLLIT from the exons ATGAGTGATGTTGAGGATGAGACCTTCAACACTGTTGTTAGTAGATCAAGTCAAACATGTAGAATTGATCTACTCGAAGAGATCATTGAAGATGCTAAAGATAACAAG AAAATTTTGTTTCAGACCATGCAATCGATTATGAacttgatgaaagaagttgaactTCAAGAGGCAGCTGCCGAACAAGCAAAAGAGGAAGCTGCAAGGGGGGGCATGGATATTCTCGTCAAGGTGGAGGAACTTAAACAGATGCTGCCACATGCAAAGGAAGCAAATGACATGGTTGTGCACTTGTTGATAACCTAG